Genomic DNA from Salvia miltiorrhiza cultivar Shanhuang (shh) chromosome 1, IMPLAD_Smil_shh, whole genome shotgun sequence:
ATTCCCCTTCACCACTTTCTGCCCATACTTTCTCCATCTGTAGCCGTCGTCAAGAATATCTATGTCGCTAGTCGTCTGAACTACCACTCTCGGTTCTCTTACAGCTCTGCTTCCAACTGTAGAGACGCCATCATTCTCACTCTCGCATTTCCTGCCAAACACACCATCAAAATTAGCCCTAGATTTtgaagaaatctgcaatctgAAAATGCATCTGCCCTAATTCAATCATAATTGTCATTAATAATCTCTAATTAAAtattcataaattttaattgGAAATTAGTAAACCCTAATTGGGATATATACCATCTCTTGGGATGAGGCTCCTCATCGTCGATCTCATCACCAACGGATCTACTCTTCTGCGAGCTCTGCTCCAGTTCATCATCCCCAATCGAAATCGTCGAATTGTCGGGAGTTGCGGCGGAAGAATCGATCCGGTCCTGGCCATACGACTGCTCGGAGATTTCATTGAAGTGTGCAGAATAGGACTGGTGGTGTACGGATGAAGAAGCCGATGAAGACGACGAGGATCTTCGAGTTGATTGAGGCTTGGGATGGTTGTGATTGCCTTTGTAGACGATCTCAGTGATCTGTCCATCTAAATCCTTTTCCACCTTCTTCTTCATGGAGCAATTGGCAAACGTGCATTTGTAATAGCTTCTCGGATTTTCGCTCCCCTTAACCTGTTTCTGCCCGTATTTCCTCCAGTTGTAACCATCATCCGACTTTCGATTCTGCGATGATGATTGATTTTGATTGTAGTGATTGTATTCGATTTGCGCGGCGTTGCAGCTTTGATCGTTTTTCTGGATCGCAGCCACTTCCGGCGAGTAGCTCTGCATTTGCTTGACCTCCGATTTCGTGATGGGTTTGTCTACTGATGATTGAACGTTTTGATTGGCGGATTGCTGGTAATTCCATGTCTCTTCTCCCTGATTTCAACATGTTTTGGTCAAATTATGAGAGTTTTGATCAATTGCGGGAACAGAGAAGATCAACCGAGcaccaaaaaaacaaaaagagaataaattagACATACCAAATTATAAGATGTCAAAGGCTTTCGGGTTTGGAAAGAGAATTCTGAAAAGTTGTTGCGTTCAAGCTTGCTCTCTTCCTGCTGATTTGTATTGAAACTACTATTCCAACCGAAACCCTGAATCGGATAAGTCCCGGTGGTCGGAGACGGTAAAATCTGTATTTTGAAATAGCAAAAACCCCAAAAATTCAGGTAAACCTAAAAGCTGCTTAAAATCCATGAAACGCATAATAAGTAtagaaatgattttttttattttgtttccgaTGGAAGCGAAGAACTGACGTTGGAAGCGGACAGAAGAATCGGAGAATCCAAAAGCTCAGCGGGACTGAGGCCGGGCGGAATAGCGAACCAGGAAGAAGGCGAGGCGGCGGAGGGGGGAGTTATCGGCAGCGAAGGCGGTGGCAGGGACTTGAATTTGGGGACCCCAGAGCCAGTTCTCTGTGCTATCCGATCACCGAGGCCTCTGCCCACGGcggaggaggtggtggtggagtGGTGGTCGGAAGTGAGGAGGCTGGTGAAAGAGGCTGAAGACATGAATGTGAAGGAGCTTGCAGAGGTTGCAGGAAATGGAGGGATGATTGGCGGAGGAAATGATTTTGTAGGAAGACAAGTGTGAAAGTGAAAATGTATACGTTTCTTCGCTCTCTATCTCgaatttatctttatatatttattttattttttccggTAGGGGAGGAAGCATATTCTAAATTTCTAATCATGGATATCTGAGTTATATTTGACTATTTTGGTGAACATAATAGATACACTACTTAATTTAATACTTTATAGTGACTTTTATACCCCTTTTCGTAAATGTTTAGATTTCGATGCGATTTTTTATCTCCCGTACGCGAAAAATGTGATCTATTATCCTTTTAATGCGTTCATAataaagtataatatttttatattattacatactccctccgttcacaaaaaaacttcatatcttttctttttgggatatCCACAAAAGAattttctacctatttttggactatactccATCACTTATAAtccttacttttcacttttcacaactctcaatattaattataacatcttttcaccactcacaatacactcaactacattttatccactctcaatacactcaacaatattttttcttaaaactcgtgtcactccctcctaagaagttctttcatggacggagagagtatatttttaattcaatatttataaaaactttagcttataaattatttatcaattatctaataaattaactttaataaattattttattcactttATACAAATCTcctaacaattttattaaatatgtgTCCTTCAAATCAGATCGCATTTTTGATGGGCACTGGGAGTATAAATCATTGCAATAATatgtattttctaatttttaataaaatagaagtatttaaattgttttaaatacaaaaaaaaatgacatgacaTCAATTTTTTGCACATTGATAGAATATCTGAACCATATTCGCTAAATATTACTCATGAATCATATGTGTGTAACAAAGTtgaaatctatactatattaaaaaaggaattttcaatttgaaatcaatttcaaattaattttaaaattgagtgataattttgtaaatataataaaatttgaggtttatatttaaactatatatttttctttttattttcattttctgtaacttcttatttgttgttacatttctttccaaaattatgaaattcgattaattataaaatatttaatatgcatattaaattaaagatcatgataagaactttaatatgatatattttatgaaaatatttgatttaaaatgtaaaaattaaaattgtttaactattaaagttttataaattactctctcctctctcatctttttgaataaatatatttttaattctttttaattagtattttattttaaatttttttaacttatttttttgtttttgtttttgtttttcataatattaaaatttctaattgtgaattcttattttttatttcaatattcaattaaaattaattttttattatatttagaagcataataattgaattagtattgattttatataaatataaaaaataaaaatattttctcgtgcattgcacgggatgcaaatgctagtatattGAACGTATCTGTTTCGctataaattgaaaaaattgagtTATGATTGCATTAGTTTATGAACTTGTCGAAAATAAAGTTCATGGATGATTTGGAATTAATCCTAAAGTACTTGCAAAGGTTGAAAGAAAATGAATAGGTGCTATGGAATAAATCTCTTGCAAATAACATCTAAAGTTCCATTATATTGTGAGAGAGAATTTCTGTTGTTATGGCAAGTTTTGCTTTAGTGCGTTTCATCCTAAACATAttccacaatatataataacatatcatttcatcTTAAACACATACTAACATACTTAAAATTCAAGtcagaggattttttaggacaataacttaggttgatttagaaattaggacaataacttttgaacttgtaaaaataggacactgaTTAATAAGCGTTGCACCCGCAGGATATTTAAGGGCTAGTTATTGAATTTTGGGACTTTTTTGCACGAACCAAGCACATGACAACCCGCACGAAAGGATTGATTATGTGGCAAGCACGTCATTTTTACGGCTCCAGATAAGATGTCATGTGCTTGGTTCATGCGGGAAAGTTCAAAAATTCGATAattggccgagaaatgtcctacgggtgcaacacttattaattagtgtcctatttttacaagtccgaaagttattatcctaatttccaaatcaacctaagttattgtcctaaaaaccTCTGACTCCCTTAAAATTCACTtaatcatatttaatttaacaaaattggctaatataaataaattaatctaacaaattcatacttaatcatactttataaactaacaaattaatctaactaattaaaattaatcatacttcataattaatcatactataaattaattaaaattaatctaattaatattaattttaatctaacaaaataatagtaaataaatttaaaattaatcataaaattaatcatacttcataattaatcaaactataaattaattaaaattaatctaattaacattaattttaatctaacaaaataatagtaataaataaataaataaaatggcgAGAGCAaaagcgtacggtggtggtcgACGGCGGAGCGTCGTCAAGGCAGTGGCGGAGTGGCGTCGTCGATCGAACTAAGacaagaaagagagagaacgaGTGAGATGTGAAATAGAGAGGGAGAAAGAAAGTGACAGAGCACCTGGGAGTTGGGGGCGGTGCTGGGCGACGGCGGTGGCTGCGGTTCCGGTGGCGGTGGCGGCTGACGGTAGCTGCGGTTCAGGCGACGATTGAGGTGGGGGGTGGGCTGGGGGCAGGGGGTAGCTGCGTGGCGGGGGGCTGCTGAAAAGGGAATGCCCTAATTTAAATGAGGAACAACAACGGCAATTTCCCGCCGCTAATCAGCAGCCCGCATTAGTTTATCGGCAGCGTGGCAAGCCGTCGGTAATTAATACTCCCACcgtcccaccgagcttgaggcgtttcttttgggcacgagaattaagaagttgtagattagtgttaagtgtgtagtataaaagtgataaagtagaagagataatgtaataaagtgataaaataggagagggAAGGTAATAAGGGATGCAATTAGTTTTGTAAATTAGTGCTTTAAATTGCttaatttttgccaaaaaaaggaaatgactcGAGCTCGGCGGGACAGCCCGGAAAGGAATACAACTCAAGCTtggtgggacagagggagtatataataatataGAATTTTATTTAAGATATACCGACGGAGATTttaatgccgccggtaatttctAAAAAGTAGGTCGCCTGCTGCGCTGTTGGTGGGCTGCcgttaattaccggcggcgaccTTGCCGCCAATAATTTTGGCAGGTATTTCCGCGAATTTTTGTAGTGGAATTAAGAGCAATTACATTGAACAAGGTATTTCTAAGTCTATAGAGTTACATGATCAAAATTTTAAAGGTAAATTAAAGGGGCATAATTGTTATGAAATCCCCCATTTGAAGAAGGATGCCTTAATTAGGCAGGATATGCTCCCCTTTAAACCTTTGAAGTTCCAAtttgatgcagcccaaggttcgtggTCAAGGAGGGGAATAAAAAAGCTAATAGGAGACGGTGGAGTTGGCGCGTTGGATAGCACACGTTTAcgtttgatttttatttatgtgCATTTGGGCCGAAGTTTtaagactttatttattttattttcggcATTGTTATTTTAGAGCCCAATAGTTTAGCTTATTGggttattttcgaaaattaggaataagggccttgtttggcttattataattttatttaagttgtttccttattagactaggtttaaTTTTGCCCATAATATAGTGCTTTTAGGTGTGGTCAAAAATTGAACCTATTATTTATCGaaattgtgagttttattttctcttgagagttttcgaattcctcttgaaatTTCAAGACGAATTCatctatcgacgtaacggcgagtcaaccaaccctcgtcgggtgtcattcatcgtccccaagttgctgcgtcaacatcaCATTGGGGTATAGGGATTCcatcgcctatatcattccgtgggttagattcagaggttttgggatttccattaTCTGTTCCATTCATCTATCGTTCGTTTTCATAAGTCTTCTGCTTGCGTGTTCGTTTGAACGATCTGGTAAGGATCGTATCACAATTGAACTGTTTATAGGGAATGCATATTCTACCTAATTGAGAAAGGGAACCTTAATGGGAGTGAAGAACTTCTTTTGCAGTTGGGAATGAATGTAGGGACAACAGAGGGACTTGCATGAATGGTGCATCTGCTTCAACTTGAAGAAGATATAGATGCCTATTGAAAGAAGATTATTTATTGTTTTACTTATTTTTGGAGTTATCTTTTGTAAACATGTATAGAATGCACAAGCACAACGTTTAAGGTTGAGAACTTTAGTGAATGCAattaatcatttatttttagtttatctGCCAACACCAACAAAGCAGGCACCAAAAGTGACATCAACCAACACCTTCAAACAAAGCAGTCAATACCATCAAACAAAGCAACCAACACCAACAAAAGATCACACCCAAAAATCCTTATAGAGCCAACACTAAACCATAAACAACTTGTGAAACCAgcaagttatatatatataaaaaatcatcTCATACACAAAATAGATGTGTTTCCGGACACTTCAAATTCTATGAGCACATTCTTATCATTTAAGACCTAACAAACTATTTCCCAAATAATTAATCGCATGACATATGAGACACAAGCACATAGAGTATCAGAAAAATGGAATATCTCACCTAATAAAATGCAGGTAGCAGGATCTCCACATCGCCGCCATCTCGTCACTAATAAACATATCCTCCTATTTTTCCTCACGCAAAAGAAAAGAGTCAAAGTTAGAGAACATAGCATCACAAATAGGGGGAACAGAGGACACCAGCTGTACATCGGAGTTCATCAGGAGACGATAGGGGCGACGATAAATCGGAGGTTTACCTTC
This window encodes:
- the LOC131006655 gene encoding probable WRKY transcription factor 26, coding for MSSASFTSLLTSDHHSTTTSSAVGRGLGDRIAQRTGSGVPKFKSLPPPSLPITPPSAASPSSWFAIPPGLSPAELLDSPILLSASNILPSPTTGTYPIQGFGWNSSFNTNQQEESKLERNNFSEFSFQTRKPLTSYNLGEETWNYQQSANQNVQSSVDKPITKSEVKQMQSYSPEVAAIQKNDQSCNAAQIEYNHYNQNQSSSQNRKSDDGYNWRKYGQKQVKGSENPRSYYKCTFANCSMKKKVEKDLDGQITEIVYKGNHNHPKPQSTRRSSSSSSASSSVHHQSYSAHFNEISEQSYGQDRIDSSAATPDNSTISIGDDELEQSSQKSRSVGDEIDDEEPHPKRWKCESENDGVSTVGSRAVREPRVVVQTTSDIDILDDGYRWRKYGQKVVKGNPNPRSYYKCTTAGCPVRKHVERASHDPRSVITTYEGKHNHDIPAARGSGNGRPSINAGAAMATRPTPLPNNSTYPIPVSGLRPSLMEPQPGYGMGSYGYSSFGTYDDALFSRAKDEPKDDLFLESLLC